The window CACAGGGCCTATCTCGAATATCGGCAAGCCCTCGCAGGAGATTCTGGAAGGGGTCATAGCCGATGCAAACAAGGCAAAGTTCATGGGCGAGCCCATAACCCTTATCACCTATGACACTCAGGGGATGCCCGACAAAACGATGCTCTTCGCAAAAAGACTCATCAACAAGGATGAGGTCAATGTCATAGTCGGCCCCACATCAACAGGCGAGGCGATGTCTATCCTCGGCTCCATTATGGAAGCCCAGATACCCACAATGGGATTTGTGGGCGGAACTCCCCCTGTTGAACCCGTCCGTCAGTACATGTTCAAGTCGCCCCAGAAAACATCAACAGCTGTTGAAAAAACCTTCGGCTATCTGAAAAAGAAAGGCCTGACAAAGATCGGCGTTGTCGTTGACGCTACCGGCTTCGGTCAGGACGGGCTTGATCAGATAAACAAATACGCCGCAGGAATGACCATCACAGGCGTTGAAAAATTCAACATGACCGACACGGATATGACAACCCAGATGAAAAAGATTCTGGACACAAAGCCTCAGGCCATAGTGGTGTGGACGGTGGGCAAGGCGGGTGCAGTAGCCGCCAAGAGTCTCCGTGCCCTTGACAAGAACATCCCCCTCATCCAGTCCCACGGCATAGCGGATTTCGCCTATACCAAGCTGGCGGGTGATGCGGCCGAAGGCTCCATTATGCCCGCTCTCAAAATAGTCGTTGCAAATCAGCTCCCCGCAAACGACCCCCAGAAAAAAGCAATCGAGCTTTTCAACAAACGCTACGGAAAGCTCATCGACGAGACATCGGTTCACGCCATCTATGCATATGACGGGCTGAACCTGATGCTGAACGCACTGAAACGCTCAAAAAATGAGAAGATAACTGTAATTCAGGCTCTTGAGACCACAAAGAATTTCACAGGCGTCACAGGAGTCTATAACCTTTCAAAAACAGACCACTGCGGTCTGGATGCTTCTTCGCTGGTCATGGTGAAGATCAAGAACGGTCAGTTTGTACTGGAAGATATGTAATACAAAAATCCCCCTCGGCTGAGGGGGATTTTTTTTATTATCCACTCGGCATCAGCTGAGATTCTTCGTTACACTCAGAATGACTCTTTTTGAACATGCCTGACTGACACACGGCAACACATTTACAGGCATAACCAGAAGCCTTTTTTCTTTAAATTATTGTTTCATTGGTGTAGTATTTCAGAATTCTGTCATAAAATTAACGGTGATTCAGATGGTCAACGGTTTCTTTCTGGGCAACGAGCTGATAGCTCTCGCCGCTGTAAATTCCGGCGTTAAAAGCGCATATGCCTATCCCGGCACTCCCTCCAGTGAAATCCTCTCTGCGTTTCAGAAGTTCGCACCAGAGCGTTACGCTCAATGGTCGCTGAACGAAAAGATAGCTCTGGAACTGGCCGCAGGCGAGGCCATATCCGGTTCTTCAACTCTCTGCTGTATGAAAATGGTGGGACTGAACGTAGCCGCCGATCCGCTTTTCAGCGTGGCCTACACAGGCGTTGCGGGCGCAATGGTGCTTGTTTCCGCCGACGATCCCGGCCCCTACAGCAGCCAGACCGAGCAGGACAGCCGTATGTATGCGGTGAGCGCAAAGATGCCCGTTCTGGATCCATGCAACCCGCAGGATGCCTACAGGCTGACCATGCTGGCATATGATATATCTACTAAATACAAGCTTCCGGTAATGGTGCGACCGGTTATGCGTGTCTGTCACTCCCGCCAGAATTTTGAGACTGGCGAGGCTGCGGCACAGCCCCTTCATGGGCAATTCCAAAAGGACATGCCACGCTGGGCGGCAACTCCTAAGTTCCGCCGTATTCTCCATGAAAAACTGAACAGAAGCCTCGACCTACTCGCTGCCGAGATGGCACCGAAAATACCCGAAAAGAAATACGACATGGCAGTGGTTGCCTCCGGCTATGCCTATGCCATGGCGAAAGACATAATAGACGAACTGAATCTGCCCTTCGACATCATAAAGGTCGATATGCCCTATCCTCTGGACAGGCAGTTCGTAATCGAAACCGAGCTGGTCTACGACAGGATAGTGGTTCTGGAAGAGACCTTTCCCGTTATCGAACATAACTTTACAATAAAGACCGTCGGCAGGCTGAACGGACTTATCCCCTCCGAAGGGGAGCTGACGCCCGACATCATCGCCGACATACTGCTCACCACGGCGGGCATACAGCACGAACGTGAAAAGGCGGAGGCGGAAACCGCCGAAACTCCCGTTAACCTGAAACCCCGACTCTGCGCAGGATGCGGACACAGACCGGCTTTCTATGCCATGAAGCTGGCGGCTCCGGACGGTATTTTCCCCGGCGATATCGGCTGTTATACTCTGGGCATAAATCTGAACGCAGTTGACACCTGCATATGCATGGGAGCATCCATCACATTTGCAGAGGCTCTTAAACGATCCAATCCCGAAAAACCCGTAATATGCACCATAGGCGATTCCACTTTCTTCCACACTGGAGTGACCGGACTCACCAACGCAGTTGTGAACAACGCACCCATAGTGGTTGCCATTCTGGACAACGAAACCACTGCAATGACAGGTTTTCAGCCCGTGCCCCATCTGTCGGGCAAGCTCACCATTGAGCAGGCATGCAGAGGCGCAGGAGTTAACCATATCGTCACCGTTGATCCCTATAATCTGAAAAAGGGGACGGAGGCGCTGAAACAGGCTATCGCATACGCCCACACGGACAACGCTCCGGCAGTGGTAATCTTCAACAAAGAGTGCGTTACCAAAACGAGATATAAGAACAAAAAGACGGCGGAGATCTCCGATGCCTGCACCGACTGCACCATCTGCTATGAAAAATTTGAATGTCCCGCCATCTCCCGCAACAGGGTTAAAAGGATGGCAGAGATAGACCAGAACGCCTGCGTGGGCTGCATGGTCTGCATTCAGGTCTGCCCGATAAAGGCCATAGGGGTGAAGAAATGATTCAGGGAATTATCTGCGGCAAGGGCGGACAGGGTGTCATAACCCTTAACGCCATGATAGGCACTCTGGCGGCAAACATGAATATTCCCGCAGTATCTGCGGAGACCCACGGAATGGCCATGCGTGGCGGTTCTGTGGCAACGTACATAAAGATAGGTCAGGGGCTGAGCGCATCCGTTGCGGAGCATTCGGCGGATTTCATAATCAGTCTGACAAAGGATGAGGCGCTCAGAAACCTGAACTTCATCAAAAAGGACGGAATACTCATTGTGGACAGCGAGAAACCGCTGGACATAAAAGGGATAAGAGTTATCGCACTGCCAGCATCCGACATTGCCGAAGAAAAATTCGGCGGGTGGATATACGGCGGTCAGGTGCTGTTGGGCATCTTTCTGGGCTGTTTCGGAGCAATTGACACCGCAAAAGCTCTGGAAATCCTCAGAAACGCACCTAAAATCAGTATCGAAGCCATAGAATACGGGGTGAAACATGCACAAGCTGACTGATATTCAGCTTCTGAAACTGGGAACAACGCTTCATCACATAAAGAAGTCGAACCCTTACTATTTTTCCAGATATGAGACAGACAGGGTGACAAGCTATGAGGATCTGACGAAACTTCCCT of the Seleniivibrio woodruffii genome contains:
- a CDS encoding ABC transporter substrate-binding protein, giving the protein MKKILIAASVLLLSISAYAEVKIGALLALTGPISNIGKPSQEILEGVIADANKAKFMGEPITLITYDTQGMPDKTMLFAKRLINKDEVNVIVGPTSTGEAMSILGSIMEAQIPTMGFVGGTPPVEPVRQYMFKSPQKTSTAVEKTFGYLKKKGLTKIGVVVDATGFGQDGLDQINKYAAGMTITGVEKFNMTDTDMTTQMKKILDTKPQAIVVWTVGKAGAVAAKSLRALDKNIPLIQSHGIADFAYTKLAGDAAEGSIMPALKIVVANQLPANDPQKKAIELFNKRYGKLIDETSVHAIYAYDGLNLMLNALKRSKNEKITVIQALETTKNFTGVTGVYNLSKTDHCGLDASSLVMVKIKNGQFVLEDM
- a CDS encoding thiamine pyrophosphate-dependent enzyme gives rise to the protein MVNGFFLGNELIALAAVNSGVKSAYAYPGTPSSEILSAFQKFAPERYAQWSLNEKIALELAAGEAISGSSTLCCMKMVGLNVAADPLFSVAYTGVAGAMVLVSADDPGPYSSQTEQDSRMYAVSAKMPVLDPCNPQDAYRLTMLAYDISTKYKLPVMVRPVMRVCHSRQNFETGEAAAQPLHGQFQKDMPRWAATPKFRRILHEKLNRSLDLLAAEMAPKIPEKKYDMAVVASGYAYAMAKDIIDELNLPFDIIKVDMPYPLDRQFVIETELVYDRIVVLEETFPVIEHNFTIKTVGRLNGLIPSEGELTPDIIADILLTTAGIQHEREKAEAETAETPVNLKPRLCAGCGHRPAFYAMKLAAPDGIFPGDIGCYTLGINLNAVDTCICMGASITFAEALKRSNPEKPVICTIGDSTFFHTGVTGLTNAVVNNAPIVVAILDNETTAMTGFQPVPHLSGKLTIEQACRGAGVNHIVTVDPYNLKKGTEALKQAIAYAHTDNAPAVVIFNKECVTKTRYKNKKTAEISDACTDCTICYEKFECPAISRNRVKRMAEIDQNACVGCMVCIQVCPIKAIGVKK
- a CDS encoding 2-oxoacid:acceptor oxidoreductase family protein, with the protein product MIQGIICGKGGQGVITLNAMIGTLAANMNIPAVSAETHGMAMRGGSVATYIKIGQGLSASVAEHSADFIISLTKDEALRNLNFIKKDGILIVDSEKPLDIKGIRVIALPASDIAEEKFGGWIYGGQVLLGIFLGCFGAIDTAKALEILRNAPKISIEAIEYGVKHAQAD